A window of Mustelus asterias chromosome 15, sMusAst1.hap1.1, whole genome shotgun sequence contains these coding sequences:
- the LOC144504749 gene encoding sterile alpha motif domain-containing protein 5-like, producing MGTNIVLEWLKSLKLSEYTESFMDNGYDDLEVCKQIGEPDLDAIGVEAPGHRNLIKAAVARLREEDETGTVVYFTLEPRAPPFGEPYSYTSIKEYQPRMRTVLWRRGRRASRELQNNMTSNRRANHKKRIIYSKLILKIKNKRLRSSKVSYSNKVGDRWWEKEPPSSQITVL from the coding sequence ATGGGTACCAACATTGTGCTGGAGTGGCTGAAGAGCCTAAAGTTGTCCGAATACACCGAATCCTTCATGGACAATGGCTATGATGACCTGGAGGTTTGCAAACAGATCGGAGAGCCAGACCTGGATGCCATTGGGGTTGAGGCTCCCGGGCATCGGAATCTCATCAAGGCAGCCGTGGCACGACTCCGTGAGGAAGATGAGACTGGCACGGTGGTCTACTTCACCTTGGAACCGCGGGCTCCACCCTTTGGTGAGCCTTACAGCTATACCAGCATCAAAGAATACCAACCCAGAATGAGGACTGTTCTGTGGAGGAGAGGACGAAGAGCCAGCAGAGAATTGCAGAATAACATGACATCCAACAGGCGAGCAAACCACAAGAAAAGAATCATTTACTCCAAACTGATACTGAAGATCAAGAATAAACGGCTTCGGAGCAGCAAGGTTTCTTACTCTAATAAGGTGGGTGATAGGTGGTGGGAAAAGGAGCCCCCTTCATCTCAAATTACCGTTTTGTGA